One genomic segment of Suttonella sp. R2A3 includes these proteins:
- the ntrC gene encoding nitrogen regulation protein NR(I): protein MSERIWVIDDDDAIRFIIEDSLQDWGYKTRAFSNALEALDAIAQSHSAPALIISDIRMPGLSGLELLEHAHRRFPDLPFIITTAYSDLDITVNAYQQGAFDYLPKPFDLEELKRLSKQALRPSTKQPVPQRQEPQALSRDIIGNSPAMQQLYRAIGRLAKTTVNVLISGETGTGKELIARALHKHSPVANGPFVALNMAAIPPELAEAELFGHEKGAFTGATSTRQGRFAQAEGGTLFLDEIGDMPLPLQAKLLRALAEGNYYSIGGQTLKTANVRIIAASHKNLSEQADAGAFRADLYHRLNVIHLHLPPLRERSEDIPALLEFHLDRAAKAHNMTRKQLDRSALSALQHYSWPGNIRELENLCHQLTILSATETINVADFQLGEHTTSTGQSDPDTTDWRTALVHVVRETLRDHPGNTYQTLLKQFDDTLIHTTLQHTDHHISHAASLLGIGRNTLTRKRKDASQQS, encoded by the coding sequence ATGAGTGAGCGTATTTGGGTCATTGATGATGACGATGCGATTCGCTTTATTATCGAAGACAGCCTACAAGACTGGGGCTATAAAACCCGTGCCTTTAGCAACGCTTTAGAAGCGCTCGATGCGATTGCACAGAGCCACAGTGCACCAGCGCTGATTATCAGCGATATCCGCATGCCTGGGCTTAGTGGTCTGGAATTACTTGAGCACGCGCATCGACGCTTTCCTGATCTACCCTTTATCATCACCACCGCTTACTCTGATCTCGATATCACGGTTAATGCCTACCAGCAAGGCGCGTTTGATTATCTCCCAAAACCCTTTGACCTTGAAGAACTCAAACGTCTGAGCAAACAAGCGCTACGGCCGAGCACAAAACAACCCGTCCCGCAACGACAAGAACCACAAGCGCTGAGCCGTGACATTATCGGCAATAGTCCCGCCATGCAACAGCTTTATCGCGCGATCGGGCGACTGGCAAAAACCACAGTCAATGTCCTGATCAGCGGCGAAACCGGCACAGGTAAGGAGCTGATCGCTCGAGCACTCCATAAACACAGTCCGGTAGCCAATGGTCCTTTTGTCGCGCTGAATATGGCGGCGATCCCACCAGAGCTTGCTGAAGCCGAACTTTTTGGTCACGAAAAAGGCGCATTTACTGGCGCGACCAGCACCCGCCAAGGTCGTTTTGCCCAAGCTGAGGGCGGCACCCTATTTTTAGATGAAATCGGCGACATGCCGCTGCCACTGCAAGCCAAATTATTGCGCGCACTCGCTGAGGGCAACTACTACAGCATTGGTGGGCAAACCCTGAAAACGGCTAACGTCCGCATCATCGCAGCGAGCCATAAGAATCTTAGCGAACAGGCCGATGCTGGCGCCTTTCGCGCTGACCTCTATCATCGTCTAAACGTGATTCATCTCCATCTCCCGCCCTTACGTGAACGCAGCGAAGACATCCCCGCCCTGCTCGAGTTTCATCTTGATCGTGCTGCTAAGGCGCATAATATGACGCGTAAGCAGCTTGATCGTAGCGCTTTAAGCGCACTGCAACACTACAGCTGGCCCGGTAACATCCGTGAACTGGAAAACCTCTGCCATCAGCTGACAATTCTAAGCGCCACAGAAACCATTAATGTGGCTGATTTTCAATTAGGTGAGCACACGACAAGCACTGGCCAATCTGATCCTGATACTACCGATTGGCGCACAGCACTTGTGCATGTGGTTCGCGAGACCTTGCGTGATCATCCCGGTAATACCTATCAAACGCTGCTTAAACAATTTGATGACACATTAATCCACACCACTTTGCAGCATACCGATCACCACATCAGCCATGCAGCCTCTCTGTTAGGGATTGGCCGCAACAC
- a CDS encoding nitrogen regulation protein NR(II) codes for MSFSDHLHVALIVVDDQTRVLDLNASAEDLIGSSISHTRHQSLSEHIKHPEGWPSLLEFARHQHQSVIERNTRLVFPTQHKRHRADIALRQIDEQQFLIELHLFARADGIIRSRTLQMQAEHNQLLLRNLAHEIRNPLAGIKGAAQRVRERIDPDNQRYIDIIITQTDRLNALLKTMSAEGKTETRPENIHRVIEDAIAGFSSASEHQNIHISRHYDPSIPEIAIDAGQIHQVILNLLSNAAKASDYDGNIYLGTEIVHQYTIGERRHRHAVAIRVHDQGCGIPESLHTAIFQPMISHFNQGSGLGLAIVQHIVHQHHGCLELDSEPGKTCLSVILPLEVSDE; via the coding sequence ATGTCCTTTAGCGACCATCTACATGTTGCCCTCATCGTTGTCGATGACCAAACCCGTGTGCTTGATTTGAACGCCAGTGCCGAAGATCTGATTGGTAGCAGCATTTCCCATACCAGACATCAATCATTAAGCGAACACATCAAACATCCTGAAGGCTGGCCATCACTGCTTGAATTCGCCCGCCACCAGCACCAAAGCGTCATCGAACGCAACACAAGATTGGTTTTCCCTACCCAACACAAGCGCCACCGCGCAGATATTGCCTTGCGCCAAATCGACGAACAACAGTTTTTGATTGAGCTGCACCTGTTTGCCCGCGCTGATGGCATCATCCGCAGCCGAACGCTACAAATGCAGGCCGAGCATAACCAACTGCTGCTACGTAATCTTGCTCATGAAATCCGTAATCCTTTAGCCGGCATAAAAGGCGCAGCGCAGCGCGTTCGTGAACGAATTGATCCTGATAATCAGCGTTATATTGACATTATCATTACCCAAACTGACCGGCTAAACGCCCTGCTGAAAACGATGTCTGCTGAGGGCAAAACAGAAACACGTCCAGAGAACATTCATCGGGTGATTGAAGACGCGATTGCAGGGTTTAGCAGCGCCAGCGAACACCAAAATATCCATATCAGCAGGCACTACGACCCGAGCATCCCGGAAATTGCCATTGATGCTGGTCAAATCCATCAAGTGATACTCAACCTGCTCAGTAACGCGGCTAAAGCGAGCGATTACGACGGCAATATTTATCTTGGTACAGAAATCGTGCACCAATACACGATTGGCGAACGACGTCACCGCCATGCGGTGGCCATCCGTGTCCATGATCAAGGCTGCGGCATTCCTGAGTCACTTCATACCGCCATTTTTCAGCCAATGATCAGCCACTTTAACCAAGGGAGCGGCTTAGGACTCGCGATTGTGCAACATATCGTGCACCAACATCATGGCTGCCTGGAGCTCGACAGCGAGCCAGGAAAAACGTGTCTTTCGGTGATTTTACCTTTGGAGGTCTCAGATGAGTGA